In a single window of the Gossypium hirsutum isolate 1008001.06 chromosome A13, Gossypium_hirsutum_v2.1, whole genome shotgun sequence genome:
- the LOC121212300 gene encoding uncharacterized protein produces MKDILSKKRRLGEFETVALTKGCTGMLKNKLPPKLKDPRIFTIPCSIGNHYVGKAFCDLGASINLVPMSVFRKLGIGKSRPTTVTLKLADRSYAHLKGKIEDVLVTVDQLIFPADFLILESEADKDVSIILRRHFLATGRTLIDMQKGELTMRMNDQ; encoded by the coding sequence ATGAAAGATATACTGTCAAAGAAGCGAAGATTGGGAGAATTTGAAACTGTTGCTCTCACTAAGGGGTGCACGGGGATGTTGAAGAATAAATTACCTCCAAAGTTGAAAGACCCAAGGATttttactatcccatgttcaattggaaatcattatgttggtaaggcATTCTGTGATTTAGGAGCGAGCATCAATTTAGTGCCTATGTCTGTCTTTAGGAAGCTTGGAATCGGAAAATCAAGACCTACTACGGTCACGTTGAAGCTAGCTGATCGATCCTATGCACATctgaaaggtaaaattgaagacgtGCTGGTAACAGTAGATCAACTTATTTTTCCTGCCGATTTCCTTATTTTAGAAAGTGAAGCTGACAAAGATGTGTCGATCATTCTTAGAAGACATTTTCTTGCTACAGGTAGAACTTTGATTGATATGCAAAAAGGTGAACTGACCATGAGGATGAATGATCAGTAG